Proteins co-encoded in one Neovison vison isolate M4711 chromosome 9, ASM_NN_V1, whole genome shotgun sequence genomic window:
- the AK3 gene encoding GTP:AMP phosphotransferase AK3, mitochondrial codes for MGASARLLRAVIMGAPGSGKGTVSSRITKHFALKHLSSGDLLRDNMLRGTEIGVLAKTFIDQGKLIPDDVMTRLALHELKRLAQHSWLLDGFPRTLPQAEALDRAYQIDTVINLNVPFEVIKQRLTARWIHPASGRVYNIEFNPPKAVGIDDLTGEPLIQRDDDKPETVVKRLKAYEVQTQPVLEYYQKKGVLETFSGTETDKIWPYVYAFLQTKVPQMNQKASVTP; via the exons ATGGGGGCGTCGGCGCGGCTGCTGCGCGCGGTGATCATGGGGGCGCCGGGCTCGGGCAAGGGCACCGTGTCGTCGCGCATCACCAAACACTTCGCGCTGAAGCACCTCTCCAGCGGGGACCTGCTCCGGGACAACATGCTCCGGGGCACAG AAATTGGTGTGTTAGCCAAGACGTTCATTGACCAAGGGAAGCTCATCCCAGATGACGTCATGACTCGGCTGGCCCTTCATGAGCTGAAGAGACTGGCGCAGCACAGCTGGCTGTTGGATG GTTTTCCAAGGACACTTCCACAGGCAGAAGCCCTGGATAGAGCTTATCAGATAGACACAGTGATTAATCTGAACGTGCCCTTTGAGGTCATTAAGCAGCGTCTCACTGCGCGCTGGATTCATCCAGCCAGCGGCCGCGTCTACAACATCGAATTCAACCCTCCCAAAGCTGTG GGCATCGATGACCTGACTGGGGAGCCTCTCATTCAGCGTGACGATGACAAGCCAGAGACAGTTGTCAAGAGACTGAAGGCATATGAAGTCCAAACTCAGCCGGTCCTGGAATATTACCA GAAAAAGGGTGTGTTGGAAACCTTCTCTGGAACAGAAACTGACAAGATCTGGCCTTATGTCTATGCTTTCCTACAAACAAAAGTTCCACAGATGAACCAGAAAGCATCAGTTACTCCATGA